The Lentisphaerota bacterium genome contains a region encoding:
- a CDS encoding LL-diaminopimelate aminotransferase — protein sequence MILINEHYGKLQASYLFSDIARRVKAYQAEHPDKPVIRLGIGDVTEPLPPACVAALHQAVDEMASATTFRGYGPEQGYDFLREVIARNDFQSRGADIAADEVFVSDGAKCDTANIQELFGTKLRIAIPDPVYPVYVDTNVMAGRTGRSVKGRYKSLIYLPCTEANGFVPDLPAESVDLIYLCFPNNPTGATATREQLIRWVEYARENRALILFDAAYEAFIRDPAIPHSIYEIPGARDCAIEFRSFSKTAGFTGTRCAFTVVPKTVMGYTKAGEATPLHPLWNRRHTTKFNGVAYPIQRAAEAVYSEDGRKQTRALTDFYLGNAAIIRENLAGLGYSVTGGVNAPYVWIPTGQKDSWKFFDRLLNRAQVVTTPGSGFGRCGEGYIRISAFNSRAHVEEAMRRIRNIL from the coding sequence ATGATTCTCATCAACGAGCATTACGGCAAATTACAGGCATCTTACCTTTTTTCCGACATCGCCCGGCGCGTCAAGGCCTATCAGGCCGAGCATCCGGACAAGCCGGTGATCCGTCTGGGAATCGGCGACGTCACCGAGCCGCTGCCTCCGGCCTGTGTCGCCGCCCTGCATCAGGCGGTTGACGAGATGGCGTCGGCGACGACCTTCCGGGGGTACGGCCCCGAACAGGGCTACGACTTTTTGCGCGAAGTGATCGCCCGAAATGACTTCCAGTCGCGCGGGGCCGACATCGCGGCCGACGAAGTGTTTGTGAGCGACGGCGCCAAATGCGACACAGCCAACATTCAGGAGCTGTTCGGGACGAAACTCCGCATCGCTATTCCCGATCCGGTCTATCCCGTTTATGTTGACACCAACGTGATGGCCGGGCGTACCGGAAGAAGCGTCAAGGGGCGTTACAAGAGTTTAATCTACCTTCCCTGCACCGAGGCGAACGGGTTCGTGCCAGACCTTCCCGCCGAATCCGTCGATCTGATCTATCTTTGTTTTCCAAACAACCCGACGGGCGCAACGGCGACCCGCGAACAGCTCATCCGCTGGGTGGAGTATGCCCGCGAGAACCGGGCGCTGATCCTCTTTGACGCCGCCTACGAGGCGTTCATCCGTGATCCCGCCATCCCTCACAGCATTTATGAGATTCCCGGGGCGCGTGACTGCGCCATTGAGTTTCGCAGCTTTTCCAAGACGGCGGGCTTCACCGGCACCCGCTGCGCGTTTACCGTCGTACCCAAGACGGTTATGGGCTACACCAAGGCCGGCGAGGCCACGCCCCTCCATCCGCTGTGGAACCGTCGCCACACCACCAAGTTCAATGGCGTGGCCTACCCGATCCAGCGTGCGGCCGAGGCCGTCTACTCCGAGGATGGACGGAAGCAAACGCGGGCGCTGACCGACTTCTATCTGGGTAATGCCGCCATCATCCGAGAGAACCTCGCCGGCCTGGGCTACTCCGTGACCGGCGGCGTCAACGCCCCCTACGTCTGGATTCCGACGGGGCAGAAAGACTCCTGGAAATTCTTCGACCGCCTGCTCAACCGCGCGCAAGTCGTCACCACGCCCGGATCGGGTTTCGGCCGCTGCGGCGAAGGTTACATCCGCATCAGCGCCTTTAACAGTCGCGCGCATGTCGAGGAGGCGATGCGGCGCATCCGGAACATCCTGTGA
- the purD gene encoding phosphoribosylamine--glycine ligase: MKVLVVGGGGREHALVWKIAQDSRKPVMYCAPGNAGTASLATNLPIAAEDVPGLVAWAREHRPDLTVVGPEVPLCAGLVDELEAIGLRAFGPSRAAARMEGSKRFSKEVMIAAGVPTARARCFTSADAACDALGAFGLPVVIKADGLAAGKGVVIAQTRDEAVVAIRSMLVDNAFGIAGTEVLIEEYLEGEEASILACVDGEHIALLPSSQDHKRVFDADQGPNTGGMGAYSPAPVVTDDLLPLIRSTVIEPIIAELRKRGIVYKGILYAGLMVGAYGIRVLEFNVRFGDPETEVILPRLADDILPLFEACIDGTLDASMVRVIADPAVTVILAAGGYPGPYAKGIPIQGLDAAAACDRVVVFHAGTAVQSGQAVTAGGRVLAVTATGPDLRAAVANAYAGVRAIRFEGAHYRADIAHRALERG, encoded by the coding sequence ATGAAAGTCCTTGTTGTCGGGGGGGGCGGCCGTGAACACGCCTTGGTTTGGAAGATTGCGCAGGATTCAAGAAAACCGGTTATGTATTGCGCGCCTGGCAATGCCGGAACCGCCTCCTTGGCGACCAACCTGCCGATCGCGGCGGAGGACGTGCCGGGGCTGGTCGCCTGGGCGCGCGAGCATCGGCCGGACCTGACCGTTGTCGGCCCGGAAGTCCCGCTTTGCGCCGGCCTGGTCGACGAGCTCGAAGCGATCGGGCTGCGCGCGTTCGGTCCCAGCCGGGCTGCAGCCCGCATGGAGGGCAGCAAACGTTTTTCCAAGGAGGTGATGATCGCGGCGGGTGTGCCGACCGCCCGGGCCCGATGCTTCACCTCGGCCGATGCCGCCTGTGACGCGCTCGGCGCCTTTGGCCTTCCCGTGGTGATCAAGGCCGATGGGCTGGCGGCGGGCAAAGGTGTGGTCATCGCCCAGACCCGTGACGAGGCGGTCGTGGCCATCCGTTCGATGCTGGTTGATAATGCGTTCGGCATCGCTGGCACCGAGGTGCTGATTGAGGAATATCTGGAAGGCGAGGAGGCGTCGATTCTGGCCTGTGTCGATGGCGAGCACATCGCGCTTCTTCCGTCTTCCCAGGATCACAAGCGGGTGTTTGACGCCGACCAGGGGCCCAACACCGGTGGCATGGGCGCCTACTCCCCGGCCCCGGTTGTGACCGACGATCTTCTGCCGTTGATCCGCTCCACCGTCATCGAACCGATCATCGCCGAGCTCCGCAAACGGGGCATTGTGTACAAAGGCATTCTCTACGCCGGGCTGATGGTGGGGGCCTACGGCATCCGGGTGCTCGAATTCAACGTTCGCTTTGGCGATCCCGAGACCGAGGTCATTCTGCCGCGGCTGGCCGACGACATTCTCCCTCTTTTCGAAGCCTGCATTGACGGCACGCTCGACGCATCGATGGTGCGGGTCATCGCCGATCCCGCCGTCACGGTGATCCTGGCTGCGGGCGGCTACCCGGGTCCTTATGCGAAGGGCATCCCCATCCAGGGTCTGGACGCCGCTGCGGCGTGCGACCGGGTCGTGGTGTTCCACGCGGGCACCGCCGTCCAGTCGGGCCAGGCCGTCACCGCAGGGGGGCGCGTGCTGGCCGTGACGGCGACCGGCCCGGACCTCCGCGCCGCCGTTGCCAACGCCTATGCTGGCGTGCGCGCCATTCGATTTGAGGGCGCTCATTACCGCGCCGACATCGCACACCGGGCGCTCGAGCGCGGCTAA
- the rplM gene encoding 50S ribosomal protein L13, producing the protein MSTKTTKPQDAGTNRRWLLVDAADKPLGRLAVAIANTLRGKNRPDFDPSVDIGDFVIVINAEKVVLTGKKDDTKIYQRYSGWRDGLKEIPAATMRERHPDRMITEAVWGMMPKNHLCRGVLTRLKVYRGEEHPHAAQKPEAFKF; encoded by the coding sequence ATGAGCACCAAGACAACCAAACCTCAAGACGCGGGCACCAACCGTCGTTGGCTCCTGGTCGACGCGGCAGACAAGCCGCTTGGCCGTCTGGCCGTGGCGATTGCCAACACGTTGCGTGGCAAGAACCGGCCGGACTTCGACCCCAGCGTGGATATCGGCGATTTTGTGATCGTCATCAACGCCGAAAAGGTCGTATTGACCGGCAAGAAGGACGACACCAAGATCTATCAGCGTTACAGCGGCTGGCGCGATGGGTTGAAGGAAATCCCCGCAGCGACGATGCGCGAGCGCCACCCCGACCGGATGATCACCGAGGCGGTCTGGGGCATGATGCCCAAGAACCACCTGTGCCGGGGCGTCCTGACCCGTCTGAAGGTCTATCGCGGCGAAGAGCACCCCCATGCGGCTCAAAAGCCCGAAGCTTTCAAATTCTAA
- the rpsI gene encoding 30S ribosomal protein S9: MVKEIAAATGRRKTAVARVRLTSGDGKCVINDVDSVKYIPSEALRNYMLQPLVITNMKGKLDLGVSVKGGGVSGQAGAVRHALSRALILSDVSLRDALKKAGCLTRDARMKERKKPGQPGARKRFQFSKR; encoded by the coding sequence ATGGTCAAGGAAATTGCTGCCGCCACGGGACGCCGGAAGACCGCCGTCGCGCGCGTCCGACTGACATCCGGTGACGGAAAATGTGTCATCAATGATGTTGATTCCGTTAAATACATCCCCAGCGAGGCATTGCGTAATTACATGCTGCAGCCGTTGGTGATCACCAATATGAAGGGTAAGTTAGATCTCGGCGTCAGCGTCAAGGGCGGCGGGGTTAGCGGTCAGGCGGGTGCGGTGCGCCATGCGTTATCGCGCGCGCTGATCCTGTCCGACGTCTCGCTGCGTGACGCGCTGAAAAAAGCGGGATGCCTGACTCGCGACGCGCGCATGAAGGAACGCAAAAAGCCCGGTCAGCCCGGCGCCCGCAAGCGCTTCCAGTTCTCGAAGCGTTAA
- a CDS encoding DEAD/DEAH box helicase, translating into MPLQLIKKIAAKLLGRSTTVQTPERPVKPVRPAHPGGRGVPAGPRRPAAAPRDRPIPPPTGRPGARTSRPERPPPPERAVAPGSAGHAPHRDAARPQRPARSERSAHSERGSRTDRHSPGGRPPPPRSGRSDPSSVRPGGAVNEAETTRRRETHAVWSLDQYVVPVVEGKKRFQDFDLPAEILHAVADLKFQYCTPIQSMSLEYALAGKNVAGKAQTGTGKTAAFLVALLTRYMRTPDARNADPGRPRALVIAPTRELVIQICQDADALGKYCGLRYLAIYGGMDYDRQRTELQAGPVDLLVATPGRLLDFVSGKVVDLSGVDTLVIDEADRMLDMGFIPDVKRIIFRLPPKERRCTMLYSATLNDDVMRLAAQWMTEPVRVEIESESMTIDTINQVVYIVRASEKFTVLYNVLKTHADQRVLVFCNRRSSTERVAESLNRLGIPCEMLSGDVQQNRRLRVLEDFKAGKIRVVVATDVAGRGLHVDDIRFVVNFDFPYEADDYVHRIGRTGRAGHTGTAISFADEDESFIIPEIEKFIGEPLKCTMPEETLLQPIPEIRSQHRPPRQEPHHREEQISHPTPAHPVVTHRASDHSAPAHPEHPHPVKKPVASVTPSPDVAVEPARHAVAPVHTPPPVKRPHPTPPKHEAVRTPVAVVAPKRPVTEEWSPGQ; encoded by the coding sequence ATGCCTTTACAACTCATTAAGAAGATTGCGGCCAAACTATTGGGCCGCTCGACCACGGTTCAAACACCCGAGAGGCCGGTCAAGCCTGTCCGACCCGCCCATCCCGGTGGACGTGGCGTACCTGCTGGTCCGCGCAGGCCGGCAGCCGCTCCGCGCGACCGGCCAATCCCGCCGCCAACCGGCCGCCCCGGCGCGCGGACGTCCCGCCCGGAACGTCCGCCGCCGCCCGAGCGCGCGGTTGCGCCGGGATCCGCAGGCCACGCGCCGCACCGTGACGCCGCCAGGCCGCAACGGCCGGCGCGCTCAGAGAGGTCGGCTCATTCCGAACGCGGCTCGCGCACCGATCGGCACTCGCCGGGCGGGCGTCCGCCCCCCCCTCGCAGCGGCCGATCCGATCCCTCGTCGGTCCGTCCGGGCGGCGCGGTGAACGAGGCCGAAACGACCCGCCGCCGTGAGACGCACGCCGTCTGGTCGCTGGATCAATACGTCGTTCCGGTCGTCGAAGGAAAGAAGCGGTTTCAGGATTTCGACCTGCCGGCCGAGATCCTGCATGCCGTTGCTGATTTGAAGTTTCAGTACTGCACGCCGATCCAGTCGATGAGCCTCGAATACGCCCTCGCGGGCAAGAACGTGGCGGGCAAGGCCCAGACGGGAACGGGCAAGACCGCCGCGTTTCTGGTGGCGCTGCTGACCCGCTACATGCGCACCCCCGATGCCCGCAATGCCGACCCCGGGCGGCCGCGGGCGCTGGTGATCGCGCCGACGCGCGAGCTGGTGATCCAGATCTGCCAGGACGCCGACGCGCTGGGCAAGTACTGCGGCCTTCGCTACCTCGCGATCTACGGTGGCATGGACTATGACCGCCAGCGCACCGAGCTTCAGGCCGGTCCGGTTGATCTGTTGGTCGCCACACCGGGGCGACTGCTCGATTTCGTCAGCGGCAAGGTGGTTGACCTGTCGGGTGTCGATACGCTGGTGATCGACGAGGCCGATCGCATGCTCGACATGGGCTTCATCCCCGATGTCAAGCGGATCATCTTCCGTCTACCCCCGAAGGAACGCCGCTGCACGATGTTGTACAGCGCCACCCTCAACGACGACGTGATGCGGCTGGCTGCTCAGTGGATGACCGAACCGGTGCGCGTGGAGATCGAGTCCGAGTCCATGACGATTGACACGATTAACCAGGTCGTTTACATCGTCCGGGCGAGCGAGAAGTTCACGGTGCTGTATAACGTGCTCAAGACCCATGCGGATCAGCGGGTGCTGGTGTTTTGCAATCGGCGCAGCAGCACCGAGCGCGTGGCCGAGTCGTTGAACCGCCTGGGCATCCCGTGCGAAATGCTGAGCGGCGATGTGCAGCAGAACCGCCGATTGCGCGTGCTTGAAGACTTCAAGGCCGGAAAAATCCGAGTCGTGGTGGCCACCGATGTCGCCGGGCGCGGGTTGCATGTCGACGACATCCGGTTTGTGGTCAACTTCGACTTCCCGTATGAGGCCGACGACTATGTCCACCGCATCGGCCGCACCGGACGGGCCGGTCATACAGGCACGGCGATCTCGTTTGCGGATGAGGATGAATCGTTTATCATCCCCGAAATCGAGAAATTCATTGGCGAACCGCTGAAGTGCACCATGCCGGAGGAGACGCTGCTCCAACCGATTCCCGAGATCCGAAGCCAGCACCGGCCGCCGCGTCAGGAGCCGCATCACCGCGAAGAACAGATTTCGCATCCGACACCAGCCCATCCGGTGGTGACGCATCGGGCATCGGACCATTCGGCGCCCGCCCATCCGGAACACCCGCATCCTGTCAAAAAGCCGGTTGCTTCCGTGACCCCGTCTCCCGACGTTGCCGTTGAGCCTGCGCGGCATGCTGTTGCGCCGGTTCACACGCCCCCGCCCGTGAAACGGCCGCATCCGACACCGCCCAAGCACGAGGCGGTCCGGACGCCCGTGGCGGTCGTTGCGCCCAAACGCCCGGTGACCGAAGAGTGGTCGCCCGGTCAGTAG
- a CDS encoding TatD family deoxyribonuclease has translation MISSLSRVLPSYTDTHAHWGGEDAAKIVARAVAAGVTRILAVGGNPDLNAGAEAAVQAAPNHVRLALGLDRSQTEVSADGVNAFESSLAAVTLCAIGEAGLDYHHDAATRLAQLALFARMLDLAARRTLPIIIHTREADEDTLAVLDEAGSAALAAQGRLGVVHCFTGGKAFARQLLDRGLYISFSGIVTFRNAEDLRELSAYVPADRMLIETDSPYLTPVPLRGQPNEPAFVPHVAACVARQRTIEPAVLANLTTRNAETLFGAWLDYSATQP, from the coding sequence ATGATATCCTCTCTGTCTCGGGTACTCCCCTCTTATACCGACACGCACGCGCACTGGGGCGGCGAAGATGCCGCGAAGATCGTGGCGCGCGCCGTTGCGGCGGGCGTGACGCGTATCCTGGCGGTCGGCGGAAACCCGGACCTGAACGCGGGCGCGGAGGCCGCAGTTCAGGCCGCACCGAACCATGTCCGGCTGGCGCTCGGACTGGATCGCAGCCAGACCGAGGTGTCGGCGGATGGCGTAAACGCCTTTGAATCCAGCCTGGCTGCGGTGACGCTTTGCGCCATCGGAGAGGCGGGACTCGACTATCACCACGATGCCGCCACCCGTTTAGCCCAGCTTGCGCTGTTCGCTCGGATGCTTGACCTCGCCGCGCGTCGCACGCTGCCGATTATCATTCACACCCGCGAGGCCGACGAAGACACGCTGGCCGTGCTTGATGAGGCCGGATCGGCTGCGCTCGCGGCTCAGGGCCGACTCGGCGTGGTGCATTGTTTTACCGGCGGAAAGGCGTTTGCGAGACAATTGCTCGACCGAGGCCTTTACATCAGCTTCAGCGGCATCGTGACGTTTCGCAACGCCGAGGATCTGCGCGAGTTGTCTGCCTACGTTCCCGCCGACCGGATGCTCATCGAGACCGACAGCCCCTACCTCACACCCGTGCCGTTGCGCGGCCAGCCCAACGAACCGGCGTTTGTTCCGCATGTCGCCGCCTGCGTGGCGCGTCAGCGGACGATTGAACCCGCCGTCCTGGCCAATCTCACCACCCGCAACGCTGAGACGCTGTTCGGCGCGTGGCTCGACTATTCGGCCACTCAGCCGTAA